The following proteins are co-located in the Pseudomonas synxantha genome:
- a CDS encoding PepSY domain-containing protein has protein sequence MKVNLRVGSRVALALMVFCSSLAARDLNQDEALALRQQGVILPLEQLLQQAMARYPDSRLLEAELEKKHGQYAYEVELVTTEGVVREIKLDATNGDLIKDEED, from the coding sequence ATGAAGGTTAATTTACGCGTGGGCAGTCGAGTGGCGCTGGCGCTCATGGTTTTTTGCTCCAGCCTGGCGGCCCGCGACCTCAATCAGGACGAGGCCTTGGCGCTGCGCCAGCAGGGGGTGATCCTGCCGCTGGAGCAACTGTTGCAGCAGGCCATGGCGCGGTACCCCGACTCGCGGCTGCTGGAGGCCGAGCTGGAAAAGAAACACGGCCAATATGCCTACGAAGTGGAACTGGTGACCACCGAAGGCGTGGTGCGTGAGATCAAACTGGACGCCACCAACGGTGACCTGATCAAAGATGAGGAAGACTGA
- a CDS encoding sensor histidine kinase: MKSIQRRLSLGLISVMVGVGVVLAQTSLWLFEAGLQRYLEAGLRNDSENLLVALVRGPNGVQLDEQRLSPAYQRPFSGHYFRIDFADVHWRSRSLWDQELPRLPEAGLKGNLQLGPEGQQLLVLRSDYKRFGLPISISVAQDYTPVRESFRLMRQIGLVMGLAALLLVLVLQRVTVRRALRPLETARNQIAQLQQGQRSQLDTQVPLELEPLVAQINHLLAHTEDSLKRSRNALGNLGHALKTPMAVLLSAASSEALKGHPQLSQLLRDQLEQIQQRLNRELNRARLAGETLPGALFDCEKELPVLLATLNMIHGDHLDLSYHVSPGLQLPWDREDLLELLGNLLDNACKWADADIRLNVSETQQGYLLVVEDDGPGIPEAQRNQVLGRGARLDEQIDGHGLGLGIVRDIVEVWGGTLQLQESELGGLKVLIELPKR; encoded by the coding sequence ATGAAGTCGATCCAGCGGCGTTTGAGCCTGGGCCTGATCAGCGTGATGGTGGGCGTTGGCGTGGTGCTGGCACAAACCAGCCTGTGGCTGTTCGAGGCCGGTTTGCAGCGTTACCTGGAAGCGGGTTTGCGCAATGACAGTGAGAACCTGCTGGTGGCGCTGGTGCGTGGGCCAAACGGCGTACAGCTGGATGAGCAACGCCTGTCACCGGCCTATCAGCGACCGTTCTCCGGACATTATTTCCGGATCGACTTTGCCGATGTCCATTGGCGTTCCCGTTCACTCTGGGACCAGGAACTGCCCCGCCTGCCCGAGGCGGGGCTCAAGGGCAACCTGCAACTGGGGCCGGAAGGCCAGCAATTGCTGGTGTTGCGTTCGGACTACAAGCGCTTCGGCCTGCCGATTTCCATCAGCGTGGCCCAGGATTACACGCCCGTGCGGGAGAGTTTTCGCCTGATGCGCCAGATTGGCCTGGTGATGGGGCTGGCGGCGCTGCTGCTGGTGCTGGTCCTGCAGCGAGTCACCGTGCGCCGCGCCCTGCGCCCACTGGAGACGGCGCGTAACCAGATCGCCCAGCTGCAACAGGGCCAGCGCTCGCAACTCGACACTCAGGTGCCGTTGGAGCTGGAACCACTGGTGGCGCAGATCAACCATTTGCTGGCGCACACCGAAGACAGTCTCAAGCGTTCCCGCAATGCGCTCGGCAACCTGGGGCATGCGCTGAAAACCCCAATGGCGGTATTGCTGAGCGCGGCCTCCAGTGAGGCGCTCAAGGGTCATCCGCAGTTGAGCCAGCTATTGCGCGACCAACTGGAGCAAATCCAGCAACGCCTCAATCGCGAGCTCAACCGGGCACGGCTGGCTGGCGAAACCCTGCCGGGTGCTTTGTTTGATTGCGAAAAAGAACTGCCCGTCCTGCTGGCGACCTTGAACATGATCCATGGCGACCATCTTGACCTCAGCTATCACGTTTCGCCGGGCCTGCAATTGCCCTGGGACCGCGAGGACTTGCTGGAATTACTTGGTAATTTGCTGGACAACGCCTGTAAGTGGGCGGATGCCGATATTCGGCTGAACGTCAGCGAAACCCAGCAAGGCTACCTGTTGGTGGTGGAGGACGACGGTCCCGGTATTCCCGAGGCCCAGCGTAACCAGGTCTTGGGCCGCGGCGCGCGACTGGACGAGCAAATTGACGGACATGGCCTGGGGTTGGGGATCGTGCGGGACATCGTCGAGGTATGGGGCGGGACGTTGCAGTTACAGGAGAGTGAGCTGGGTGGGCTTAAGGTACTGATCGAATTGCCCAAGCGGTAA
- a CDS encoding Na+/H+ antiporter family protein, producing the protein MNAVIAAVGTMLVLSLSRVHVVIAIIVGALVGGLTGGLGIDATLKAFNGGLGGGATVALSYALLGAFAVAIAKSGLAHALADKALLLVDRQEASGGSHVKWLLIGLLWVVAIASQNILPIHIAFIPLLVPPLLYVLTKLQLDRRLIACVMTFGLITPYMFLPVGFGNIFLNQILLANVAKSGVDISQVNVTHAMGLPALGMVVGLLVAVFISYRKKRVYDLEKIERVEQVAVQYNPLTLLVAGLAIASAFIIQLWLDSMIIGALAGFLIFSVSGIVRWRDTDDLFTEGMKMMAMIGFIMIASSGFAEVLKATGDVRSLVEASAAFIGHSRGVGALLMLLVGLLVTMGIGSSFSTVPILAAIFVPLCVQLGFSPLAIVCIVGTAGALGDAGSPASDSTLGPTSGLNVDGQHHHIWDTVVPTFLHYNIPLLVFGWLAAMTL; encoded by the coding sequence ATTAACGCAGTCATCGCCGCGGTCGGCACCATGCTGGTACTCAGCCTGTCCCGCGTGCATGTGGTCATCGCCATTATTGTTGGCGCCCTGGTGGGCGGCTTGACGGGTGGCCTGGGGATCGACGCCACGCTCAAAGCCTTCAACGGCGGTTTAGGTGGCGGCGCAACCGTGGCTTTGTCCTACGCATTGCTTGGTGCTTTCGCGGTGGCAATTGCCAAGTCCGGCTTGGCCCACGCGCTGGCGGACAAAGCCTTGCTGCTGGTTGATCGCCAGGAAGCCAGCGGTGGCAGCCACGTCAAATGGTTGTTGATCGGCCTGTTGTGGGTGGTGGCGATTGCTTCGCAGAACATCCTGCCGATCCATATTGCGTTTATCCCGCTGCTGGTGCCGCCGCTGCTTTATGTGCTGACCAAGCTGCAACTGGACCGCCGCCTGATCGCCTGCGTGATGACGTTCGGCCTGATCACGCCGTACATGTTCCTGCCGGTGGGTTTCGGCAATATTTTCCTCAACCAGATCCTGCTGGCCAACGTAGCCAAGAGCGGGGTGGATATCAGCCAGGTCAACGTCACCCACGCCATGGGCCTGCCGGCACTGGGCATGGTGGTCGGCCTGCTGGTGGCAGTGTTTATCAGCTACCGCAAGAAGCGCGTGTATGACCTGGAAAAAATCGAGCGTGTCGAGCAAGTGGCGGTGCAGTACAACCCGCTGACCCTGCTGGTGGCCGGCCTGGCGATTGCCTCGGCGTTCATCATCCAGCTGTGGCTGGACTCGATGATCATCGGCGCCCTGGCCGGATTCCTGATCTTCTCGGTATCGGGCATCGTGCGCTGGCGCGACACCGATGACCTCTTCACTGAAGGCATGAAGATGATGGCGATGATCGGTTTCATCATGATCGCCTCGTCGGGCTTTGCCGAAGTGCTCAAAGCCACCGGTGACGTGCGCTCGCTGGTAGAAGCCTCGGCGGCGTTTATCGGCCATAGCCGTGGGGTAGGGGCGTTGCTGATGCTGCTGGTGGGGCTGCTGGTGACCATGGGCATCGGCTCGTCGTTTTCCACGGTGCCGATCCTTGCCGCGATTTTCGTGCCGTTGTGTGTGCAACTGGGCTTCAGCCCGTTGGCCATCGTGTGCATTGTCGGCACCGCCGGTGCGCTGGGCGATGCGGGCTCGCCTGCGTCGGATTCCACCCTCGGGCCCACCTCCGGCCTGAATGTCGATGGCCAGCACCACCATATCTGGGACACCGTGGTGCCGACCTTCCTGCACTACAACATTCCGCTGCTGGTGTTTGGGTGGCTGGCCGCGATGACGCTCTGA
- a CDS encoding PepSY domain-containing protein — protein sequence MTRLTVLGAAAIIMVTATQAAAVDPDKPLIVPATVTIVAFDQLDATALALHPGSTLLGTDLDEEYGKYVYEVELEDRNGIEWDVELDALTGQVLKNHQDT from the coding sequence ATGACGCGCCTCACTGTTCTGGGCGCCGCCGCTATCATCATGGTTACGGCGACCCAGGCCGCAGCCGTGGACCCGGACAAGCCACTGATCGTCCCCGCCACTGTTACTATTGTCGCCTTTGACCAATTGGACGCCACAGCCCTGGCGCTGCACCCTGGCTCGACGCTGCTGGGCACCGACCTGGATGAGGAATACGGCAAGTACGTCTATGAAGTCGAACTGGAAGATCGCAACGGCATTGAATGGGACGTTGAACTGGACGCGCTCACCGGACAGGTTCTCAAGAATCATCAGGATACGTAA
- a CDS encoding response regulator transcription factor gives MRLLLVEDNVPLADELLAGLQRQGYAVDWLADGRDAAYQGRSEPYDLIILDLGLPGLPGLDVLAQWRAAKLAIPVLILTARDSWAERIEGLKAGADDYLSKPFHPEELYLRIQALLRRSHGHANQPTLQAAGLHLDEGRQCVLRDGAEIQLTAAEFRLLRYFMLHPEQILSKSHLAEHLYDGETERDSNVLEVHVNHLRRKLGRSVIETRRGQGYRFGAAPA, from the coding sequence ATGCGCCTGCTTCTGGTGGAAGACAACGTGCCCCTGGCTGACGAGTTGCTGGCCGGTTTGCAGCGTCAAGGCTATGCAGTCGACTGGCTGGCCGATGGCCGCGACGCCGCGTATCAAGGTCGCAGCGAACCCTATGACCTGATCATCCTCGACCTGGGCCTGCCCGGTTTGCCCGGGCTTGATGTGCTTGCGCAATGGCGCGCCGCTAAGCTCGCCATCCCGGTATTGATCCTCACCGCCCGCGATTCCTGGGCCGAGCGTATCGAAGGGCTCAAGGCCGGTGCCGATGATTACCTGAGCAAACCCTTTCACCCCGAAGAGCTCTACCTGCGCATCCAGGCGCTGTTGCGACGCTCCCACGGCCACGCCAACCAGCCCACCCTGCAGGCTGCAGGCTTGCATCTGGATGAAGGGCGCCAGTGTGTGCTGCGCGATGGCGCCGAGATCCAGCTGACGGCGGCCGAGTTTCGCTTGCTGCGCTACTTCATGCTGCACCCCGAACAGATCCTGTCGAAAAGCCATCTGGCCGAGCATTTGTATGATGGCGAGACGGAGCGAGACTCCAATGTGCTGGAGGTGCACGTCAACCATCTGCGCCGCAAGTTGGGGCGCAGTGTGATAGAAACCCGGCGCGGCCAGGGCTACCGGTTTGGCGCCGCCCCGGCATGA